CGGCATTCGATCCCATTTCGGTCCGCCCACTGCCCCTAAAAGGACTGCATCGCTAGTTTTGCAGAGTTCCAGTGTGTGCTCTGGAAGCGGGGTGCCATATTCATCAATGGCTGCCCCTCCAATTTCTCCATATACACAGTGGAATTTATGCCCGAAAAGCTCGGCTACTGCCTGGAGGATAGTGACCGCCCCCTTGCTTACTTCTTTCCCTACGCCATCTCCCGGCAGGATTGCGATCCTTTTTTCCATTACACTCGCCTCCGCTTTTTTATTAGTTGTTCAGCCATTGACCGCGACTTTCTTTGTTTCTTCTATAAACAGGACTCTGTTGACAGCATTGAGATAAGCTTTAGCAGAAGCTTCAAGCACGTCCTGTGCCAAGCCTCTTCCGCTAGTTTCCGTGCCCCCGAAATCGAGCTTTACATACACCTGTGCCAGTGCATCTCTGCCAGCTCCAACAGACTGTATTCGGTAATCTAATAAACTCGCTGTTTCTTCCATGCATTTTTCAAGCGTATTATATAAAGCTTCAATACTTCCGGAACCTGTCGATGCTTCCTGTATCAGCTCATTTTGACAGCCAAACAGGGTAACGGTCGCGGTTGGAACCTGGTTTGTGCCATACTGGACCTGAATCGAATCAAGACTGTAATATTGCTGTTCTTTCGCCAGCTTCTCTTCTAGGATGATTGCTGCAAGATCCTCATCGGTCATTTCCTTTTTGCGGTCCGCCAGTTCCTTAAATATTGAGAATAAATGATTGATATCCTGCTCAGGTACCGAAAGCCCGATTTCATTCAATCTGTTTCTGAATGCATGGCGTCCGGAATGCTTACCGAGTACCATCGAGTTATTCTGCAGGCCGACCAGCTCGGGAGAAATGATTTCGTACGTCGTTTTCTCTTTTAACACTCCATCCTGGTGGATTCCTGACTCATGCGCGAACGCATTCCTGCCTACAACGGCTTTGTTAGCTGGAACAGCCATTCCCGTAAGCTTGCTGACAAGGCTGCTCGTTCTGCTGATTTCTTTAAGGTTCATCCTTGTTTCTGCATTATAGAAATCTTTACGGATATGGAGGGCGACCGCGAACTCCTCGAGCGCAGCATTCCCGGCACGCTCGCCGATTCCGTTAATGGTCCCTTCGACCTGGGCAGCTCCAGCAGATACAGCTGCAAGGGAGTTGGCAATCGACATTCCAAGGTCATCGTGGCAATGCGCTGAAAGATCGACTTTACTAATAGAAGGAACATGTTCCTGCAAGTAACTAAAAATTTGTCCATATTCCTGCGGAGAGATATAACCGACAGTATCTGGAATATTGATTACCCTTGCCCCTGCTCTAATTACTTCTTCAACAATCTCAGCAAGGAAATCAAGCTCAGTCCGGCACGCATCCTCAGCAGACCATTGTATAACCGGAAATTTAGATGCCGCATATTTCACGGTTCTTACCGCTGTTTCAATCACTTCTTCCTTTGTCTGTTTCAGCTTGTGTACCCTATGAATAGGCGAAGTTGCGATAAACAGATGAAGCCTTGGTTCTGCCCCATGTCTTAATGCTTCCCAGGCGGTGTCAATATCGGTCAAAACCGAGCGCGCGAGTCCTGTCACCGAACACCCCTTTATCTGGCGGGAAATTTCAGCAACCGAGGCAAAATCCCCTTTTGAGGCAGCCGGGAATCCTGCTTCGATAATATCTACATTCAGGCGCTCGAGCTGCCTGGCTATCTCCAATT
The nucleotide sequence above comes from Mesobacillus jeotgali. Encoded proteins:
- a CDS encoding 2-isopropylmalate synthase — encoded protein: MRKIKIFDTTLRDGEQSAGVNLNFSEKLEIARQLERLNVDIIEAGFPAASKGDFASVAEISRQIKGCSVTGLARSVLTDIDTAWEALRHGAEPRLHLFIATSPIHRVHKLKQTKEEVIETAVRTVKYAASKFPVIQWSAEDACRTELDFLAEIVEEVIRAGARVINIPDTVGYISPQEYGQIFSYLQEHVPSISKVDLSAHCHDDLGMSIANSLAAVSAGAAQVEGTINGIGERAGNAALEEFAVALHIRKDFYNAETRMNLKEISRTSSLVSKLTGMAVPANKAVVGRNAFAHESGIHQDGVLKEKTTYEIISPELVGLQNNSMVLGKHSGRHAFRNRLNEIGLSVPEQDINHLFSIFKELADRKKEMTDEDLAAIILEEKLAKEQQYYSLDSIQVQYGTNQVPTATVTLFGCQNELIQEASTGSGSIEALYNTLEKCMEETASLLDYRIQSVGAGRDALAQVYVKLDFGGTETSGRGLAQDVLEASAKAYLNAVNRVLFIEETKKVAVNG